Proteins encoded in a region of the Pseudothermotoga elfii DSM 9442 = NBRC 107921 genome:
- a CDS encoding FeoA family protein, which translates to MSLSEVPVGFFATIKSVHNSPAGARLISLGFIPGASVKVVRAAPLGDPRVYNIMDKLITLRNDDANLIEVLLQDNLINLSNAPRGIYSVVNVIGGRFFKDKMAQIGVENGSIVEVIKPFLIKTNKGTFQVGRGMSGRIILRRIEE; encoded by the coding sequence GTGTCTTTATCAGAAGTCCCTGTTGGATTTTTCGCAACGATTAAATCTGTACATAACTCCCCCGCCGGCGCAAGACTGATTTCGCTTGGATTTATTCCCGGGGCTTCAGTAAAGGTCGTAAGAGCTGCTCCTCTTGGTGATCCTCGTGTTTATAACATAATGGATAAACTCATAACACTGAGAAATGACGATGCAAACTTGATAGAAGTGCTATTACAGGATAATCTTATTAACCTTTCCAATGCTCCGAGGGGCATTTACAGTGTAGTAAATGTAATAGGTGGAAGATTTTTCAAAGATAAGATGGCGCAGATAGGTGTAGAAAATGGTTCAATTGTTGAAGTTATAAAACCTTTTCTTATTAAAACGAATAAAGGGACTTTCCAGGTTGGTCGTGGGATGTCAGGCAGGATTATCCTCAGGAGGATTGAAGAATGA
- a CDS encoding HD-GYP domain-containing protein, with product MSPSKEWAFSTEGKEEKFSNEGFEVMKIHSVIRAQIVERFLELKKIAQIIRRHQEHMNGSGYPEGLRGDQIPFYLRCSLFVMFKHFDRKQTLRKAYSSVQALKIVKKCH from the coding sequence ATCTCACCTTCAAAAGAATGGGCTTTCTCTACGGAAGGTAAAGAAGAAAAATTTTCAAATGAAGGATTTGAAGTCATGAAAATTCATTCAGTGATAAGGGCTCAAATTGTTGAAAGGTTTCTCGAACTGAAAAAAATTGCTCAGATTATCAGGCGTCATCAGGAGCACATGAATGGTTCTGGTTATCCAGAAGGGCTCAGAGGTGATCAAATACCTTTTTATCTCAGGTGCTCGCTGTTTGTGATGTTTAAGCACTTTGATAGGAAACAGACCTTAAGAAAGGCTTATTCATCTGTTCAGGCTCTAAAAATCGTGAAAAAATGCCATTAA
- a CDS encoding D-cysteine desulfhydrase family protein, with the protein MKLSFAKLPTPVEFLSRLSKQYGRNIYVKRDDMTEFISSGNKIRKLEFLLADALRKNCDVVFTCGGIQSNHARATAHMAVKLGLKPVLFLRENPPDLLDNKMQSVFKTDEAMHSNGNFLLCKLLGAEIVIVNSKDYARIEEVYEEYKKHYEKKSHRVYTIPVGGSNSLGAMGYLLAASEMASQIDLNEVDAVYCAVGSGGTYAGLLSGFRYMGYKTKVIGINVTKTSREEFTNTVFEIIKGMKQYGIDTCVDREEIKIIDDFSGPAYAIPSESDIKCIKYVACKEGIILDPVYTAKAFRGMLEISKENQTVLFIHTGGIFGLFAQAAKFTEA; encoded by the coding sequence ATGAAACTTTCTTTTGCGAAACTTCCCACGCCTGTTGAGTTTTTGTCAAGATTGAGTAAACAGTATGGAAGAAATATATATGTGAAAAGAGATGACATGACCGAATTTATTTCAAGCGGAAATAAAATAAGAAAACTTGAGTTTCTTCTTGCCGATGCATTGAGAAAAAACTGCGATGTGGTGTTTACGTGTGGAGGAATTCAATCAAATCACGCCCGTGCTACAGCCCACATGGCTGTTAAACTTGGATTAAAACCCGTTTTATTTCTGAGAGAGAATCCACCAGATCTTCTGGATAACAAAATGCAATCAGTTTTCAAAACAGACGAGGCAATGCACAGCAATGGCAACTTCCTGCTATGCAAATTGCTTGGAGCAGAAATAGTTATTGTCAATTCAAAAGACTATGCAAGAATTGAAGAAGTGTATGAAGAATACAAGAAACACTACGAGAAAAAATCGCACAGAGTTTACACAATACCAGTTGGTGGTTCAAATTCACTTGGAGCAATGGGATATCTCCTTGCTGCATCAGAGATGGCTTCGCAAATCGATTTAAATGAAGTAGATGCTGTGTATTGTGCAGTGGGTAGTGGTGGAACTTACGCAGGTTTACTGTCTGGGTTCAGATATATGGGATATAAAACCAAAGTGATCGGCATTAATGTGACAAAGACCAGCAGGGAAGAATTTACAAATACTGTTTTTGAAATAATAAAAGGCATGAAGCAGTACGGCATCGATACATGCGTTGATAGAGAAGAAATAAAAATAATTGATGATTTCAGTGGACCAGCTTACGCCATTCCATCAGAATCAGATATCAAATGTATAAAATATGTTGCTTGTAAAGAAGGTATAATACTTGATCCTGTGTACACAGCCAAGGCATTCAGAGGCATGCTGGAGATTTCCAAGGAAAATCAGACTGTTTTATTTATTCACACAGGAGGGATCTTTGGGCTCTTTGCTCAGGCAGCAAAATTTACTGAAGCATGA
- a CDS encoding DUF401 family protein, protein MVTASVMISLFTIILLQRFTKILIISMISGFMVFALFNRQIFFHMIKLLGASLSDGSFLTLIPSIFLIYFLGELMSVSRDSDGFSQSVQKLFEGSRGASVFIPAIVGLMPMPAGAMFTAPMIDQIGSDMSKLEKTTVNYWFRHCLEFFWPVYPAMYLLASLINMPIGVVSLRLFPLFLVAFLSGWVFFNGFNFPKLKNLELSEWKKLWPIAVILSTGLMILLFKLEGWVALTIATVFYASIRNKYILEAFKRAVRKLDIIFILIIVFLYKHSMIDLQIGQKMSEELSKIGFNVLLIAILLPLITGMSTGLTHAALGISLPIVMSMGGYRLGLVTYVFSVTGVLLSPVHLCLVLTANYFKVDFIKVLGKILIPILIISVITVVFYP, encoded by the coding sequence TTGGTAACCGCTTCTGTTATGATATCGCTTTTTACTATAATCTTACTTCAAAGATTCACAAAAATCCTCATAATATCTATGATATCAGGTTTCATGGTCTTTGCTTTGTTCAATAGGCAGATCTTCTTTCATATGATCAAATTGTTAGGTGCTTCACTGAGTGATGGGTCTTTTTTAACATTAATACCAAGTATTTTTTTGATATATTTTCTTGGGGAGTTGATGAGTGTTTCGAGAGATTCTGATGGATTCTCACAATCCGTGCAGAAACTCTTTGAGGGTTCACGGGGTGCATCGGTTTTTATACCAGCCATTGTAGGCTTGATGCCTATGCCAGCTGGTGCGATGTTTACCGCTCCGATGATTGACCAGATAGGTTCTGACATGAGTAAGCTTGAAAAAACAACTGTGAATTATTGGTTCAGGCACTGTCTTGAGTTTTTTTGGCCAGTCTATCCTGCCATGTATTTGCTGGCCAGTTTAATAAATATGCCGATAGGAGTTGTTTCTCTAAGATTGTTTCCCCTGTTTCTTGTTGCGTTCTTATCAGGATGGGTTTTTTTCAATGGATTCAATTTTCCAAAGTTGAAAAACTTAGAATTGAGTGAATGGAAAAAATTATGGCCTATAGCTGTGATTCTTTCAACAGGGTTAATGATCTTGTTGTTCAAGTTAGAAGGGTGGGTCGCACTGACAATTGCCACCGTATTTTATGCATCAATACGTAACAAATATATCTTAGAAGCCTTCAAGAGGGCAGTTAGAAAACTTGATATTATTTTCATATTGATAATCGTTTTCCTTTATAAGCATTCTATGATTGATTTACAAATAGGACAGAAAATGAGTGAGGAACTTTCAAAAATCGGGTTCAACGTGTTGTTGATAGCTATACTACTGCCTCTTATAACCGGCATGTCAACAGGGCTGACCCATGCCGCTCTTGGAATTTCACTACCAATAGTAATGAGTATGGGTGGTTATCGTCTCGGTTTAGTGACATATGTTTTTTCCGTCACAGGTGTTTTGCTCTCACCAGTTCATCTGTGTCTTGTTTTGACAGCAAACTATTTCAAGGTTGATTTTATCAAGGTGCTTGGAAAAATTTTAATACCTATACTAATTATTTCAGTCATAACGGTGGTTTTTTATCCTTAA
- a CDS encoding ABC transporter permease, with protein sequence MSRQFSSFLKAYILESLRNSVELFFSVLFPIVFLVIFGFMFSDTSPSNKTLGVFFDREIYYSELEKLENWELKSYSDTEQLLTDIKNGKIPLGVVVKDENVILYYSRSEVSILGDMKILQSSLVPIVEKALNSAKQYLAVNVSQISQTGIDVSEFDYMMMGVIALSLFSNGMFSMVTVFGRYKKQNVLKRLMTTGADPMNILVSISFVRLVMSFISLAMILFISKLIFRSNIQFNWFFLVPSIVFVTLGMMAIGILIVVLLKNPNAASNAASVMNVIMVFFSGIYFPVRFMPPYIRWIAHISPVKYAADLLRFAANAQQMSFAFYLIVNSVFFACGIIGLIFSSKMFMKPE encoded by the coding sequence ATGAGTAGACAATTTAGCAGCTTTCTTAAAGCATATATCTTGGAATCTTTGAGAAATTCTGTTGAGTTATTTTTTTCTGTTCTTTTTCCAATAGTCTTTCTTGTAATATTTGGGTTCATGTTTTCAGATACATCTCCATCAAATAAAACTTTGGGAGTTTTTTTTGACAGAGAGATTTATTACTCAGAACTTGAAAAGCTTGAGAACTGGGAATTGAAATCATACAGTGATACAGAACAATTACTCACAGATATCAAAAACGGAAAAATTCCACTCGGGGTAGTTGTTAAAGATGAAAATGTAATACTTTACTATAGCCGGAGTGAAGTATCTATCCTCGGAGATATGAAAATTTTGCAATCATCTCTTGTTCCCATAGTTGAGAAAGCTCTGAATTCTGCAAAACAATATCTTGCGGTAAATGTATCTCAGATTAGCCAGACTGGAATAGATGTATCGGAATTCGATTACATGATGATGGGGGTTATCGCATTATCTTTGTTCTCCAACGGCATGTTTTCGATGGTAACAGTTTTTGGTAGGTATAAAAAGCAGAATGTTCTCAAACGCCTTATGACAACAGGTGCTGATCCTATGAATATACTGGTGAGCATCTCGTTTGTAAGGCTTGTTATGAGCTTTATATCGCTCGCTATGATCCTCTTCATATCCAAATTAATTTTTAGAAGCAACATACAATTTAACTGGTTTTTCTTAGTACCTTCGATTGTTTTTGTTACCCTTGGCATGATGGCAATAGGAATCTTAATCGTTGTCCTTTTGAAAAATCCAAATGCTGCTTCAAATGCCGCTTCTGTCATGAATGTGATCATGGTGTTTTTTTCTGGTATTTATTTTCCCGTAAGATTTATGCCGCCGTACATTCGCTGGATTGCTCACATCTCTCCTGTGAAATATGCGGCAGATCTTTTGAGATTTGCAGCCAATGCTCAGCAGATGAGTTTTGCATTTTACTTGATAGTAAACTCCGTTTTCTTTGCCTGTGGCATAATAGGGTTGATATTTTCTTCCAAGATGTTCATGAAGCCCGAATAG
- a CDS encoding DUF47 domain-containing protein: protein MTRFIDKMFPKQSPLRLLYEHALLTKKVSQFIVPALKNYFEDLPVEKMSEEVDVLEDKADEIKILIRESYTKLKFVYFDRVDILTILHEEDGVIDAVDDFLKALMLNKVEKPVIAEIQNIMIELAESCSDAVEGMVKSVSDLLLLVESSFAPSVALEEDRTATRVESNESNTDKLSLIAGKKIFSLKNAIHPVDIYYLEKLIRLLTRIADHAENVAERVRMITHI, encoded by the coding sequence ATGACAAGGTTTATAGATAAGATGTTTCCAAAACAATCTCCACTTAGATTGCTTTATGAACACGCCCTTTTAACAAAAAAAGTTTCGCAATTCATAGTACCCGCTTTGAAAAACTATTTCGAAGATTTGCCGGTTGAAAAGATGAGCGAAGAAGTTGATGTACTCGAAGACAAGGCAGATGAAATAAAAATTCTTATCAGGGAGAGTTATACAAAACTCAAATTTGTTTATTTTGACAGGGTGGATATATTGACAATACTGCATGAAGAAGATGGTGTAATTGATGCAGTAGATGATTTTCTTAAAGCTTTGATGTTGAATAAGGTGGAGAAACCTGTTATTGCCGAAATTCAAAATATCATGATCGAACTTGCTGAAAGCTGTAGTGATGCTGTTGAAGGAATGGTGAAATCTGTTTCTGATCTGCTTTTATTAGTAGAATCTTCTTTTGCTCCATCTGTTGCTCTGGAAGAAGACAGGACAGCTACGAGAGTGGAATCAAATGAGTCTAACACCGACAAATTATCTTTGATAGCTGGAAAGAAGATTTTCTCCCTGAAAAATGCTATCCATCCTGTAGATATCTACTATCTTGAAAAGTTAATCAGATTGCTTACAAGAATTGCTGATCACGCTGAAAATGTGGCAGAGAGAGTACGAATGATAACACATATTTGA
- a CDS encoding inorganic phosphate transporter — protein MVTLIAFGTGVAMAFAIGANDVANSMATAVGAKAITPKQAVLIASVLEFLGAVLFGSHVTSTITKGIVKVDIVNDPNTLMIGALAALISSSVWVLAATFWGMPVSTTHSIVGGMAGFGIAAGGWNAIHWAKMVSIAMSWVISPLLGGLLAYGVFKLISLLVLRRDNPVRAAKKTGPIIIWVTFFIIVYLFAVKTVKIGYGKSFVFSFSVSALAMIAGYFLLKRNSQKHNADPYDFVENMFRRLQVMTSCYVSFSHGANDVANAVGPVVVVYSVIKTGMVSSQIHTPIWILFLGGLGISMGVLFLGYRVMKTIGSDITPLTNTRGFCIDFSTASTVLMASVLGFPVSTTHIVVGSVVGVGMARGIEVVNVGVLKNIVLSWLFTVPLAAVFSAILFKLFTLII, from the coding sequence ATGGTTACATTAATTGCGTTTGGAACGGGCGTTGCTATGGCATTTGCCATAGGAGCAAATGATGTTGCTAATTCTATGGCAACGGCAGTGGGAGCAAAAGCAATTACTCCGAAACAGGCTGTTTTGATAGCGTCTGTTTTGGAATTCTTGGGAGCAGTTTTATTTGGATCTCACGTGACCTCCACAATAACGAAGGGAATTGTCAAGGTAGATATTGTGAATGATCCAAATACTCTGATGATAGGTGCTCTTGCGGCTCTTATCTCATCATCTGTTTGGGTTCTGGCGGCAACTTTCTGGGGTATGCCTGTTTCAACAACGCATTCCATTGTTGGCGGAATGGCTGGTTTTGGAATAGCTGCTGGTGGATGGAATGCAATACACTGGGCAAAGATGGTATCCATTGCGATGAGCTGGGTGATTTCTCCTCTGCTTGGAGGACTGCTTGCTTACGGAGTATTCAAATTAATATCACTTTTAGTGCTTCGTAGAGATAATCCTGTTCGAGCCGCCAAAAAAACCGGGCCTATAATAATCTGGGTCACATTTTTCATAATTGTGTACCTGTTTGCAGTTAAGACTGTGAAAATTGGTTATGGAAAAAGCTTCGTTTTCTCTTTTTCCGTTTCTGCACTGGCTATGATCGCAGGTTATTTTCTTCTCAAAAGAAATTCTCAAAAACACAACGCGGATCCTTATGATTTCGTCGAGAACATGTTCAGACGACTTCAAGTTATGACAAGCTGTTATGTGAGTTTTTCGCACGGTGCTAACGATGTTGCAAATGCGGTTGGCCCTGTGGTAGTCGTTTATTCTGTTATTAAGACAGGGATGGTCTCTTCACAAATACATACACCAATCTGGATACTTTTCCTTGGAGGCCTTGGAATTTCTATGGGCGTTCTATTTCTTGGATATAGAGTTATGAAAACCATTGGCAGTGATATAACCCCTCTGACCAATACGCGTGGCTTTTGTATAGATTTCTCTACAGCTTCTACCGTCTTAATGGCTTCGGTCCTTGGGTTCCCTGTTTCGACAACACACATTGTTGTCGGGTCTGTGGTAGGTGTTGGAATGGCCCGCGGCATTGAGGTTGTCAACGTCGGGGTGTTGAAAAATATCGTGCTTTCGTGGCTTTTTACAGTTCCACTTGCCGCAGTATTTTCAGCGATTTTGTTCAAATTGTTCACGCTAATCATTTAA
- a CDS encoding ABC transporter permease, with translation MRILKLSKFLFFNEIREFNGFFWPIIFPGILFFILVSIFSGVSTESYSTTFSLAIVEEEQLAGFGKILERVLDQIRPDPFQVAYFQSFEEAEKALKSKKVDLILRIPEGFNVKLMRAVLFSDAPAKIDLYTLSNYYESSTAAQILSMIFQQVDLSISRQMKNQSAEYVSVEAKTVAVEKETENEFHYATYIFPGILLMSVLSIAVFNLPLTLIYNRYEGINKKLHTTPVGVLDYFTSLSLSLVSMMIISCVVVYSMGIFIYGVSHNCLSGEFLVKLFYAMIVCSGLGIMIASFCKKISTAMVISQISYQILMFLGSFYFPVLNYNMPEFLKVIARMLPTTYLVEDLRVSLGYNFYSFSAFDLWVLPGIWFAISMLIFMVNFKKVMGYE, from the coding sequence ATGCGAATACTGAAGCTTTCTAAATTTCTCTTTTTCAATGAAATACGCGAATTTAATGGATTTTTTTGGCCAATAATTTTCCCTGGAATTCTTTTTTTTATACTCGTTTCGATATTTTCAGGTGTTTCAACGGAAAGCTACTCAACAACGTTCAGCTTGGCAATTGTTGAAGAAGAACAGCTTGCCGGATTTGGAAAAATTCTTGAAAGAGTGCTCGATCAGATTCGGCCCGATCCTTTTCAGGTGGCGTATTTCCAATCTTTTGAAGAGGCAGAAAAAGCGTTGAAAAGCAAAAAGGTGGATTTGATTCTGCGCATCCCTGAAGGTTTTAACGTCAAACTAATGCGGGCTGTGTTATTTTCCGATGCGCCGGCAAAGATTGATCTGTATACACTTTCGAATTACTATGAATCTTCAACAGCTGCGCAGATATTAAGTATGATCTTTCAGCAAGTAGATTTGAGCATATCCAGGCAGATGAAAAATCAATCTGCAGAATATGTCTCAGTTGAGGCAAAAACTGTGGCTGTTGAAAAAGAAACCGAAAATGAATTTCATTATGCTACATATATTTTCCCCGGCATACTGCTGATGTCTGTTCTTTCTATAGCTGTGTTTAACTTACCGTTGACGCTTATTTACAATAGATATGAGGGAATAAACAAAAAATTGCACACTACTCCGGTTGGTGTGCTCGATTACTTCACTTCATTAAGTTTGAGTCTTGTCTCGATGATGATTATCTCATGTGTGGTGGTTTATTCGATGGGCATCTTTATTTACGGTGTAAGCCATAATTGTTTAAGTGGGGAATTTCTGGTTAAATTGTTTTATGCAATGATAGTCTGTTCGGGTTTGGGGATAATGATAGCATCATTCTGCAAAAAAATTTCGACTGCGATGGTTATTTCTCAGATATCTTACCAGATTTTGATGTTCCTTGGTAGCTTTTATTTTCCTGTTTTGAATTATAATATGCCTGAGTTCTTGAAAGTGATCGCCAGAATGCTGCCAACCACATATCTGGTTGAAGATCTCAGGGTTTCTCTCGGGTATAATTTCTACTCTTTCTCTGCCTTTGATCTGTGGGTACTCCCGGGTATTTGGTTTGCCATCTCCATGCTTATTTTTATGGTAAATTTCAAGAAGGTGATGGGATATGAGTAG
- the feoB gene encoding ferrous iron transport protein B — translation MSLRVALCGNPNVGKTSLFNALTGLRQYTANWAGVTVDIKEGIRNWKGMQITFTDLPGTYSLSSFSLDEKIARDYLLYNTPDILLVVADSLSLKQGLYLFLEAAELDVKIILVVNAIDEAKKSGIHIDRSELSKHLGVPVILTSAVTGEGINELLDSIVKVAADQKKTVRFALKKEIEDEIEEIESSIQSKPELRTFPVRWLSIKYLEGDPDTIKLIGEISSKAGALREEIAREKYKHIDLILKEVMNFSQQKFSISEALDHVLTHKYTGIPVFLALMYITFTFSFEIVQPLSDLIENAFNLIADTLRHTIGNRLVASLLADGIISGIGSVLVFIPNIFGLFLILGIMEDSGYLPRAAFVVDRIMYKLKLSGRSFMSFLLGFGCTVPAIMSTRGISDSRERTIAVLSVPFISCSARLPVYLLIASIFFDKNKGLIVFIVYLLSIAVTLISSVLLNKILFKGQPGFLILELPRYRMPKFKNLALYVWIRGKHFLIKAGTIIFVASVLLWILSYFPSMNPSESFASYIGKFLETILRPLGFDWRISTSLIFGVAAKEVIVSAFGMFFGHEGSFRIALANSIDSVTAFSLLIFIMAYIPCFATLGSISSELGKKYALISVIYSFSIAYLLAYIVRLIGGIFL, via the coding sequence ATGAGCTTGAGAGTAGCTTTATGTGGCAATCCAAATGTTGGAAAAACGAGTCTATTCAATGCTTTGACTGGATTAAGGCAATATACAGCCAACTGGGCAGGTGTGACTGTAGACATCAAAGAGGGAATCAGAAATTGGAAAGGCATGCAGATTACATTTACTGATCTTCCCGGCACATACAGTTTATCGTCTTTCAGTTTGGATGAGAAAATTGCAAGAGATTACCTTCTCTACAACACCCCGGATATTTTACTTGTTGTCGCGGATTCCCTTTCTTTAAAGCAGGGGCTGTATCTTTTCCTTGAAGCAGCAGAATTAGATGTTAAAATTATTCTCGTTGTAAATGCTATAGATGAAGCAAAAAAAAGTGGGATTCACATTGACAGGTCAGAGTTATCAAAACATCTTGGCGTTCCCGTTATTTTGACAAGTGCTGTAACTGGCGAAGGAATCAACGAGCTTTTGGACAGCATAGTGAAAGTCGCGGCAGATCAGAAAAAAACAGTCAGGTTCGCCCTCAAAAAAGAGATAGAAGATGAAATAGAGGAAATAGAATCAAGTATCCAAAGCAAACCTGAGCTACGAACTTTTCCGGTCAGGTGGCTTTCAATCAAATATCTCGAAGGAGATCCAGATACAATAAAATTGATTGGTGAAATATCATCAAAAGCTGGCGCATTGAGAGAAGAAATTGCTCGGGAAAAATATAAGCATATAGATTTGATCTTAAAAGAAGTGATGAACTTTTCTCAACAAAAGTTCAGTATAAGTGAGGCGCTTGATCATGTATTAACACACAAATACACAGGTATACCCGTTTTTTTAGCTCTTATGTATATTACATTTACCTTCTCTTTCGAGATCGTTCAACCACTTTCCGATTTGATAGAAAATGCGTTTAATCTGATAGCAGATACTCTAAGGCATACGATAGGTAACAGACTTGTAGCCTCACTCTTGGCAGATGGTATTATATCAGGTATCGGCTCGGTTCTGGTGTTTATACCAAATATTTTTGGTTTGTTTCTAATTCTTGGTATAATGGAAGATTCAGGATACCTCCCCAGAGCTGCTTTCGTAGTGGATAGGATCATGTACAAATTGAAACTCTCAGGTAGATCTTTTATGTCTTTTTTACTTGGTTTCGGGTGCACTGTACCGGCAATCATGTCAACACGTGGTATATCTGACTCAAGAGAAAGAACAATCGCTGTTTTGTCAGTTCCCTTTATATCCTGCAGTGCAAGGCTACCAGTATATCTTTTAATCGCCAGTATTTTTTTTGACAAAAATAAAGGATTGATAGTTTTTATTGTGTATCTTTTGAGCATAGCTGTGACACTTATAAGTTCTGTGCTGCTTAACAAGATTCTTTTCAAAGGTCAACCGGGATTCCTTATTCTCGAACTTCCCAGATATCGAATGCCAAAGTTCAAAAATCTTGCCCTGTACGTATGGATCAGAGGAAAGCATTTTCTAATAAAAGCCGGTACCATAATTTTTGTAGCATCGGTCCTGCTGTGGATACTCTCGTATTTTCCATCGATGAATCCATCAGAATCCTTTGCTTCGTATATAGGAAAATTCCTTGAAACCATTCTCAGGCCACTTGGATTTGACTGGAGAATAAGTACATCATTAATTTTCGGCGTGGCAGCGAAAGAAGTTATTGTTTCAGCTTTTGGAATGTTTTTTGGTCATGAAGGATCATTCAGGATTGCTCTGGCAAATTCTATAGATTCAGTAACGGCATTCTCTCTGCTTATCTTCATAATGGCATATATACCATGTTTCGCCACACTTGGCTCGATATCAAGCGAACTCGGTAAGAAATACGCTCTTATCTCAGTAATTTACAGTTTTTCAATTGCCTATCTTCTGGCGTATATTGTTAGATTAATTGGAGGAATCTTTCTGTGA
- a CDS encoding DUF6485 family protein, whose protein sequence is MNCVNKERNLKKCNCSYPGCPRKGICCECLSYHRSHGELPACYFSDEDEKSWNRSIEYFVSKNK, encoded by the coding sequence GTGAATTGCGTAAACAAGGAAAGAAACCTCAAAAAGTGCAATTGTTCTTATCCCGGCTGCCCCCGAAAAGGAATTTGCTGTGAATGTCTTTCTTACCATCGGTCTCATGGTGAATTACCGGCGTGTTATTTTTCTGACGAAGATGAAAAAAGTTGGAATAGGTCAATAGAGTATTTTGTTTCGAAAAATAAATAG
- a CDS encoding alanyl-tRNA editing protein codes for MIKIKKVREENDKFLAFAEKSPFYPDGKGGQLGDRGKIDTALVLGVEEREGLICHILDAPVEPGEHTFEIDYLRRKDIAIQHSAQHILSASFLRVADIQTLSFHMGEEFSTIDLDVPQITEVVLQEVEEMANEIVRSCIKVEIVETNIESARNLNLRKSLSEKVGEIVRVVKIGDFDLSACAGFHVSNTGEIGIIKIVSWEKVKKTLTRVYFLAGNRALRDYSIRVSVLRELSTLLTSSVGEMPARTRILLEKVKDQAALINRISEEYAKYLSKDLETHKIKGINVSVYNGFDDVARFLPKYFQGDLLICKTSDGYQFSSEKIDCSKLIAFLREKTQGAGGGGTKKGSLKTSAPINKIFSLIDNYLGVI; via the coding sequence ATGATCAAGATAAAAAAAGTTCGTGAAGAAAACGATAAATTTCTTGCCTTTGCTGAGAAAAGTCCGTTTTACCCCGATGGAAAAGGCGGTCAGCTTGGAGATAGAGGAAAAATAGATACAGCATTGGTTCTGGGTGTTGAAGAAAGGGAAGGATTAATATGTCACATTCTTGATGCACCTGTTGAACCTGGTGAACACACCTTTGAAATCGATTATCTAAGACGTAAAGATATAGCTATTCAGCATTCTGCACAGCACATCCTCTCGGCATCTTTTCTCAGAGTAGCAGATATTCAGACTTTAAGCTTTCACATGGGAGAAGAATTCTCAACAATTGATCTGGATGTTCCTCAGATTACAGAGGTGGTTCTTCAGGAAGTGGAAGAAATGGCAAATGAGATTGTGAGGAGTTGTATAAAAGTAGAGATAGTCGAGACAAATATAGAATCTGCAAGGAATTTAAATCTCAGAAAATCTCTGAGTGAAAAAGTTGGTGAGATTGTTCGAGTTGTCAAAATCGGGGATTTCGATTTATCAGCGTGTGCAGGTTTTCATGTTTCAAACACTGGTGAAATCGGTATTATTAAAATTGTTTCATGGGAAAAAGTCAAAAAAACTTTGACAAGAGTATATTTTTTAGCTGGTAACAGAGCTTTGAGAGATTATTCAATTAGAGTTTCTGTGTTAAGAGAGCTTTCAACACTTTTAACAAGCTCTGTTGGCGAAATGCCTGCGCGCACTCGGATCCTGCTTGAGAAAGTTAAGGACCAGGCAGCGTTAATAAATCGCATATCTGAAGAATATGCAAAATATCTATCGAAAGATCTCGAAACGCACAAAATAAAAGGAATAAATGTCTCAGTCTATAATGGCTTTGACGATGTTGCCAGGTTTTTGCCAAAATATTTTCAGGGTGATTTACTGATCTGTAAAACGTCAGACGGATATCAGTTCAGCTCAGAAAAAATAGACTGTTCAAAATTGATAGCTTTTTTGAGGGAAAAAACTCAAGGAGCTGGTGGCGGTGGAACCAAAAAAGGTTCATTGAAGACATCTGCACCAATAAACAAAATTTTCTCATTGATTGATAACTATTTAGGGGTGATATAA